One region of Streptomyces sp. CG4 genomic DNA includes:
- the def gene encoding peptide deformylase translates to MRHGTIPGAHGRVRPLSLLGDSALHEPCREVSGFGPEVAALVEDLFATMYAAQGVGLAANQVGVPWRVFVYDCPDDDDVRHLGHVVNPRLVETDGVVIRGPEGCLSLPGLEAGTERYDHAVIEGVTMTGEPVTVHGTGFFARCLQHEYDHLEGRVYADHLTGWRKRRLARQISRASWSR, encoded by the coding sequence ATGCGACACGGCACGATCCCGGGCGCCCACGGGCGAGTCCGGCCCCTTTCCCTGCTCGGCGACAGCGCTCTCCACGAGCCCTGCCGCGAGGTCTCCGGCTTCGGACCCGAAGTGGCCGCCCTCGTGGAGGACTTGTTCGCGACCATGTACGCCGCGCAAGGGGTCGGGCTGGCGGCGAATCAGGTCGGGGTGCCGTGGCGCGTCTTCGTCTACGACTGTCCGGATGATGACGATGTGCGCCACCTCGGCCACGTGGTGAACCCCCGCCTCGTCGAGACGGACGGCGTGGTGATCCGCGGCCCGGAGGGCTGCCTGTCCCTGCCGGGGCTGGAGGCGGGGACGGAGCGCTACGACCATGCGGTGATCGAGGGCGTGACGATGACGGGGGAGCCGGTCACCGTCCACGGCACGGGGTTCTTCGCCCGCTGCCTGCAGCACGAGTACGACCACCTGGAGGGCCGCGTGTACGCGGATCACCTCACGGGGTGGCGCAAGCGCAGATTGGCCAGGCAGATCTCCCGAGCTTCATGGAGCCGGTGA
- a CDS encoding MurT ligase domain-containing protein, producing MAGNSDPLTPRAKLAVTAGKAVAAASRAAGRGSGSVIGGRVALKLDPDLLARLAQNLDVVLVSATNGKTTTTRLIAEALRAAGPVVSNALGANMPAGITSALAGSSDAKFGVIEVDEKYLAGVARDTAPKCIALLNLSRDQLDRAAETRMLAENWREGLAGSKAVIVANCDDPLVVWAASSSPNVIWVAAGQMWKDDAWSCPSCGGVMQRPGDDWFCGECGFRRPQPAWALSGDHVLDPHGSAWPIHLQLPGRANKANAASSAAVAAVFGVPPQVALERMYQVQAVAGRYDVVQFQNRDLRLLLAKNPAGWLETFSLIDPPPAPVILSVNARGADGTDTSWLWDVDYTRLTGHPIFVIGDRKLDLAVRLEVANQHFQVCENLDQAVQMCPPGRIEVIANYTAFQDLRRRVGN from the coding sequence ATGGCAGGCAACTCGGACCCGCTCACGCCGCGGGCCAAGCTGGCAGTGACCGCCGGCAAGGCGGTCGCTGCGGCATCGCGCGCCGCGGGGCGCGGCAGCGGGTCGGTGATCGGCGGCCGGGTCGCGCTGAAACTCGACCCCGACCTGCTCGCCCGGCTCGCGCAGAACCTGGACGTCGTCCTGGTCTCGGCGACCAACGGCAAGACCACGACCACCCGGCTGATCGCCGAGGCGCTGCGCGCCGCGGGCCCGGTCGTCTCGAACGCGCTCGGCGCGAACATGCCGGCCGGTATCACCTCCGCGCTCGCGGGCAGCTCGGACGCCAAGTTCGGCGTCATCGAGGTCGACGAGAAGTACCTGGCGGGTGTGGCGCGGGACACGGCTCCCAAGTGCATCGCGCTGCTCAACCTCTCCCGTGACCAGCTGGACCGCGCCGCCGAGACCCGGATGCTCGCCGAGAACTGGCGCGAGGGCCTCGCCGGCTCCAAGGCCGTCATCGTCGCGAACTGCGACGACCCGCTGGTGGTGTGGGCCGCCTCCTCGTCCCCGAATGTGATCTGGGTCGCGGCCGGGCAGATGTGGAAGGACGACGCCTGGTCCTGCCCGTCCTGCGGTGGCGTGATGCAGCGCCCCGGCGACGACTGGTTCTGCGGCGAGTGCGGTTTCCGGCGGCCCCAGCCGGCCTGGGCGCTGTCCGGGGACCATGTGCTGGACCCGCACGGGTCGGCCTGGCCCATTCATCTGCAGCTGCCGGGGCGCGCGAACAAGGCGAACGCGGCCAGCTCCGCGGCCGTCGCCGCCGTCTTCGGGGTGCCGCCGCAGGTCGCGCTGGAGCGGATGTACCAGGTGCAGGCCGTGGCCGGCCGGTACGACGTGGTGCAGTTCCAGAACCGTGATCTGCGCCTGCTGCTGGCCAAGAACCCGGCCGGCTGGCTGGAGACCTTCTCCCTGATCGACCCGCCGCCCGCGCCGGTGATCCTGTCCGTGAACGCCCGCGGCGCCGACGGCACCGACACCTCCTGGCTGTGGGACGTCGACTACACCCGGCTGACCGGCCACCCGATCTTCGTGATCGGCGACCGCAAGCTGGACCTCGCCGTCCGTCTGGAGGTCGCGAACCAGCACTTCCAGGTCTGCGAGAATCTCGACCAGGCCGTGCAGATGTGCCCGCCCGGCCGGATCGAGGTCATCGCGAACTACACCGCGTTCCAGGACCTGCGCCGCCGCGTCGGCAACTGA